The proteins below come from a single Candidatus Polarisedimenticolaceae bacterium genomic window:
- a CDS encoding Rieske (2Fe-2S) protein, protein MSDAGKWVAVGRAELWVEGRGRAVPCDGATVAVFRHKGRWIALDDKCPHMGASLAAGFVAGDEVQCSWHEWRYSVETGQCPLRPWAKVRVFDVKVEQGEVWLRAPEPEAPPPEAPRPEEDEPEWLGWDPERFFKKKEAD, encoded by the coding sequence ATGAGCGACGCGGGGAAGTGGGTCGCGGTCGGCCGCGCCGAGCTCTGGGTCGAGGGGCGCGGCCGCGCCGTCCCGTGCGACGGCGCGACGGTGGCGGTGTTCCGTCACAAGGGGCGCTGGATCGCCCTCGACGACAAGTGCCCGCACATGGGCGCCTCCCTCGCGGCGGGGTTCGTCGCGGGAGACGAGGTCCAGTGCTCGTGGCACGAGTGGCGGTACTCGGTCGAGACCGGGCAGTGCCCGCTCCGCCCGTGGGCGAAGGTGCGCGTCTTCGACGTGAAGGTCGAGCAGGGCGAGGTTTGGCTGCGGGCTCCGGAGCCGGAGGCGCCGCCTCCGGAGGCCCCGCGACCGGAAGAGGACGAGCCGGAGTGGCTCGGCTGGGACCCGGAGAGGTTCTTCAAGAAGAAGGAAGCGGATTGA
- a CDS encoding RES domain-containing protein, whose translation MTLTAWRVVHPRYAPSAFDGEGASFGGGRWTSAGHRAVYVADSIALALLEVFVHEPLTLLPSYEVVPVSFDEDEMETVEAGLLPRDWRAPVAPAANRALGDAWLDRARLPVLRVPSAVVPRSWNFVLNPAHPRFAGLAVGSGEVLTIDPRLRRR comes from the coding sequence GTGACGCTTACCGCGTGGCGCGTCGTCCATCCGCGCTACGCTCCCTCCGCCTTCGACGGGGAAGGTGCCTCCTTCGGGGGCGGTCGCTGGACGAGTGCGGGGCACCGGGCGGTCTACGTCGCCGACTCGATCGCCCTCGCGCTGCTCGAGGTCTTCGTGCACGAGCCGCTCACGCTACTCCCGAGCTACGAGGTCGTCCCCGTGAGCTTCGACGAGGACGAGATGGAGACGGTCGAAGCAGGCCTCCTTCCCCGCGATTGGAGGGCGCCGGTCGCGCCGGCGGCGAATCGAGCGCTCGGCGACGCTTGGCTCGACCGCGCGCGCCTCCCGGTCCTCCGCGTGCCGAGCGCGGTCGTTCCGCGCTCGTGGAACTTCGTCCTCAACCCGGCGCATCCACGGTTCGCGGGTCTGGCGGTCGGTTCGGGCGAAGTCCTGACGATCGATCCTCGCCTCCGACGGAGGTGA
- a CDS encoding dienelactone hydrolase family protein — translation MPRKTAHDFDQEVLSLFDAYVHGLIDRRAFLDKAAKYAVGGLTAAMLLDQLSPNFAEAGEVKPDDGRIAAEHLEFDSPAGHGKMRGYFVRPRAAKGKLPGVLVIHENRGLNPHIEDVTRRLALHDFVAFAPDALFPLGGYPGDEDKARAQFQQLEREKSREDFVVAAGWLKARPECTGKIGAVGFCWGGGMVNYLATRLGGDLSAGVPFYGSAADTADVSKIRCPLLVQSAEVDERINASWPEFEKALKAANVKYERHLYPGTQHGFNNDTTPRYDAAAAKLAWERTIAFLDEHVRGAADGKP, via the coding sequence GTGCCCCGCAAGACCGCCCACGACTTCGACCAGGAAGTGCTTTCGTTGTTCGACGCCTACGTCCACGGCCTGATCGACCGTCGCGCCTTCCTGGACAAGGCCGCCAAGTACGCCGTGGGAGGCCTTACCGCGGCGATGCTCCTCGACCAGCTCAGCCCCAACTTCGCCGAGGCGGGCGAGGTGAAGCCCGACGACGGGCGGATCGCGGCGGAGCACCTGGAGTTCGACTCTCCAGCAGGCCACGGGAAGATGCGCGGGTACTTCGTCCGTCCTCGGGCTGCGAAGGGGAAGCTACCCGGCGTACTGGTCATCCACGAGAACCGCGGGCTCAACCCGCACATCGAGGACGTCACGCGGCGCCTCGCCCTTCACGACTTCGTCGCCTTCGCCCCCGACGCGCTCTTCCCGCTCGGCGGCTACCCGGGGGACGAGGACAAGGCGCGCGCGCAGTTCCAGCAGCTCGAGCGCGAGAAGTCGCGGGAGGACTTCGTCGTCGCGGCCGGGTGGCTGAAGGCGCGCCCCGAATGCACGGGGAAGATCGGCGCCGTGGGGTTCTGCTGGGGCGGCGGCATGGTGAACTACCTGGCCACGCGCCTGGGCGGCGACCTGTCCGCCGGCGTGCCGTTCTACGGCTCGGCCGCCGACACCGCGGACGTTTCGAAGATCCGGTGCCCGCTGCTCGTGCAGTCGGCCGAGGTGGACGAACGCATCAACGCGAGCTGGCCGGAGTTCGAGAAGGCCCTGAAGGCGGCGAACGTCAAATACGAGCGCCACCTCTACCCGGGCACGCAGCACGGCTTCAACAACGACACGACGCCGCGTTACGACGCGGCGGCGGCGAAGCTCGCCTGGGAGCGGACGATCGCGTTTCTCGACGAACACGTGCGCGGGGCCGCCGACGGGAAGCCGTGA
- a CDS encoding DUF3500 domain-containing protein — MRSTVFPIFLAVLFVAASARAADPPASPAMAAAAKAFLASLDPGKRAKANLPFNSDERLNWHFIPRERQGVSFKEMTPGERETAGALLKSSLSAVGYDKAETIRRLEEVLFAQSKNPVRDTELFFFTVFGEPSPKGAWGWRYEGHHLSFNWTVVDGKLAASTPQFFGANPADVREGPQKGTRALAAEEDLGRALVKSLRPEQLAQALVGEASPGEILTEASRIASIQKDEGIPYGKLDAEQQGLVLSLIREYAASQAPAEAQTRLTRVKGDLANLKFAWMGGLEKGQGHYYRIQGSTDLIEYDNTQNGANHIHCVWRAFRGDWGRDLLEEHYKTAPHHSPSGGAR; from the coding sequence ATGCGTTCGACCGTGTTCCCGATCTTCCTCGCGGTCCTCTTCGTCGCCGCTTCCGCGCGCGCGGCCGATCCGCCGGCGTCTCCCGCGATGGCCGCTGCCGCGAAGGCGTTCCTCGCGTCGCTCGACCCCGGCAAGCGGGCGAAGGCGAACCTCCCGTTCAACTCCGACGAACGCCTCAATTGGCACTTCATCCCGCGCGAGCGGCAGGGGGTCTCGTTCAAGGAGATGACCCCCGGGGAGCGCGAGACCGCAGGCGCCCTCCTGAAGTCGAGCCTGTCGGCGGTGGGATACGACAAGGCGGAGACGATCCGTCGCCTCGAGGAGGTGCTGTTCGCCCAGTCGAAGAACCCCGTCCGCGACACGGAGCTGTTCTTCTTCACCGTCTTCGGCGAGCCGTCGCCGAAGGGGGCGTGGGGCTGGCGGTACGAGGGGCATCACCTCTCGTTCAACTGGACGGTCGTGGACGGGAAACTCGCGGCGTCGACCCCGCAGTTCTTCGGCGCCAACCCCGCCGACGTCCGCGAGGGGCCGCAGAAGGGAACGCGGGCCCTCGCCGCCGAGGAGGACCTCGGACGCGCGCTCGTGAAGTCGCTGCGGCCGGAGCAGCTCGCGCAGGCGCTCGTCGGCGAGGCTTCTCCGGGGGAGATCCTCACCGAAGCGTCCCGGATCGCGTCGATCCAGAAGGACGAGGGGATCCCCTACGGGAAACTCGACGCCGAGCAGCAGGGGCTGGTGCTCTCGCTGATCCGGGAGTACGCCGCCTCGCAGGCGCCCGCGGAGGCGCAGACGCGCCTCACGCGGGTGAAGGGGGACCTCGCCAACCTGAAGTTCGCGTGGATGGGCGGGCTCGAGAAGGGGCAGGGGCACTACTACCGGATCCAGGGCTCGACCGACCTGATCGAATACGACAACACCCAGAACGGCGCGAACCACATCCACTGCGTGTGGCGGGCGTTCCGTGGGGACTGGGGAAGGGACCTGCTCGAGGAGCACTACAAGACGGCGCCGCATCATTCGCCGTCGGGCGGCGCGAGGTGA
- a CDS encoding alpha/beta hydrolase-fold protein: MKRLAVVPMLLVSIACAGARRTPAPAPAPFDASPAGFERWVAALGAMDPEARRREVDARLDATVTTPLVDRERAVLFWRGEANRVQWIGDASQWDEDKAPDLARVEGTDLWWLAAPLAYEARLDYKFLRNGEEWILDPRCLRQVVGGYGPNSELRMPGYVPPPELGPQPSGLFVWEGYVADLEIESAVLGEKRPYAMYVPGGYKSPAGMRTLWFLDGKDYLDFADAWRTLDVLIARGDIPPVVAVFVPPVRRMEEYDVGGDAFLKFFTEELVPYVRERYGLNRAPELNVVIGPSMGALGAARLALARPDLFGNVVGQSGAYHRGDDAVIRDVREGPKRDVSFHLAVGTYDRLLEPQRRFAAALKERGYDVTTHEAPDGHSWGFWRAELGRALTRLLGRNPDEPYDAGSPR, translated from the coding sequence ATGAAACGACTCGCCGTGGTTCCGATGCTGCTGGTTTCCATCGCGTGCGCGGGAGCGCGTCGCACGCCGGCCCCGGCGCCGGCCCCCTTCGACGCGAGCCCCGCCGGGTTCGAGCGCTGGGTCGCCGCGCTCGGCGCGATGGATCCGGAGGCGCGACGGCGCGAGGTGGACGCGCGGCTCGACGCGACGGTGACGACGCCCCTGGTCGACCGGGAGCGCGCGGTTCTCTTCTGGCGCGGCGAGGCGAATCGCGTCCAGTGGATCGGGGACGCATCGCAGTGGGACGAGGACAAGGCCCCGGACCTCGCGCGCGTCGAGGGGACCGACCTGTGGTGGCTCGCGGCGCCGCTCGCGTACGAGGCCCGGCTCGACTACAAGTTCCTGCGGAACGGCGAGGAGTGGATCCTCGATCCGCGCTGCCTGCGCCAGGTAGTCGGCGGGTACGGACCCAATTCCGAGCTCCGGATGCCGGGGTACGTCCCGCCCCCCGAGCTCGGCCCGCAGCCTTCCGGCCTGTTCGTGTGGGAGGGGTACGTCGCCGACCTCGAGATCGAAAGCGCCGTCCTCGGCGAGAAGCGTCCCTATGCGATGTACGTCCCGGGCGGGTACAAGAGCCCCGCGGGGATGCGGACGTTGTGGTTTCTCGACGGGAAGGACTACCTGGACTTCGCCGATGCCTGGCGCACCCTCGACGTGTTGATCGCGCGCGGCGACATCCCGCCGGTCGTCGCGGTCTTCGTGCCGCCGGTGCGGCGGATGGAGGAATACGACGTCGGCGGGGACGCCTTCCTGAAGTTCTTCACCGAAGAGCTCGTCCCGTACGTGCGCGAGCGGTACGGCCTCAACCGTGCCCCGGAGCTGAACGTCGTGATCGGCCCGTCGATGGGGGCGCTCGGGGCCGCGCGCCTCGCCCTCGCCCGACCCGACCTCTTCGGGAACGTGGTCGGCCAGTCCGGCGCGTACCACCGGGGGGACGACGCCGTGATCCGCGACGTTCGCGAAGGGCCCAAGCGCGACGTGAGCTTCCATCTCGCCGTCGGCACCTACGACCGCCTGCTCGAGCCCCAGCGCCGCTTCGCCGCCGCGCTGAAGGAGCGCGGCTACGACGTCACGACGCACGAGGCCCCGGACGGGCATTCGTGGGGATTCTGGCGGGCGGAGCTCGGTCGGGCGCTGACGCGGCTGCTCGGGAGGAATCCCGACGAGCCTTACGATGCGGGCTCCCCGAGGTGA
- a CDS encoding glutathione S-transferase family protein — MEGAVMVKLYHLDRSPFGWKVRFVLAEKGIPYEGIVPLNKADDPGFAKLNPYRLTPVLQVEDGRTLYESTVICEYLEDVHPEPALLPKEPFARARMRLLEDTTDQYLYAALREYRASLFEYRPPVLVRKPESQVDHRALEASRTKVHDHLARLEAELGDKAWFGGTQFTLADITLAPALTGTLELLGVLPDPKRYPNLAAWRARIVERPAYDASKPKEPLRIQG; from the coding sequence ATGGAGGGCGCCGTCATGGTCAAGCTCTACCACCTCGATCGATCCCCCTTCGGATGGAAGGTCCGCTTCGTCCTCGCCGAGAAGGGGATCCCCTACGAGGGGATCGTCCCCCTGAACAAGGCCGACGACCCCGGCTTCGCGAAGCTCAACCCCTACCGCCTCACCCCCGTCCTGCAGGTCGAGGACGGGCGCACGCTCTACGAATCCACCGTCATCTGCGAGTACCTCGAGGACGTCCACCCCGAGCCGGCGCTGCTCCCGAAGGAGCCCTTCGCGCGCGCGCGGATGCGCCTCCTCGAAGACACGACCGATCAGTACCTCTACGCCGCGCTGCGCGAATACCGGGCCTCGCTGTTCGAGTACAGGCCCCCGGTGCTCGTGCGCAAGCCCGAGTCCCAGGTCGACCACAGGGCGCTCGAGGCCTCGCGCACGAAAGTCCACGACCACCTGGCCCGGCTCGAGGCCGAGCTCGGCGACAAGGCCTGGTTCGGCGGGACGCAGTTCACCCTCGCCGACATCACCCTCGCCCCCGCGCTCACCGGGACGCTCGAGCTCCTGGGCGTGCTCCCCGACCCGAAGCGGTACCCGAACCTCGCCGCCTGGCGCGCGCGCATCGTCGAGCGCCCGGCGTACGACGCGTCGAAACCCAAGGAGCCGCTGCGCATCCAGGGATGA
- the pbpC gene encoding penicillin-binding protein 1C, whose protein sequence is MRRRLLAVAGGVGLLAAAPWVLAPAPGPLLARAPRPTVEVVDRHGRLLRSVPDDDGTRYLPVVLAETSPHLRDAVLAAEDGRFRVHPGIDPIALARAAVQNARAGAVVSGGSTLTMQLARILDPRPRGLAAKVRQAALAVRLEGALSKDAILEAYLSRAPMGNRLVGYEAASRAYLGKPASQLSPAEAALLAAIPRAPSAQNPRRDLEGLRRRRDRILDRMEGIDDAAREAAKAEAIVLADDPFRSEAAEAVARALEEAPAGSARVETGIDLELQRRVERIAAGQLHRLEGHGVTAVAVAVLDVRDGTWLALEGSGHEGPGIDGTRAPRQPGSALKPFTYALAFDRGFTPATVIPDLPRAFVAPDGTWVPRNYDDAFHGPLRARDALACSVNVPAAVVLDAVGPGELLRTLRAAGISTLAQDAEWYGLGLTLGAGEVRLDELTAAYASLLRGGRWRRASVLKGTPGESRRVVSEAAAAQVADILADPEARAPAFGAWSVLRLPFPAAVKTGTSEGFRDNWAIGGTSEVVVGVWAGSFDRAPMGNVSGVTGAGSVWHEVMLAWREVAARDFEPGLPDPSSGLERARVCALSGMRSASACPRSVAEWFRPGSRPDDPCSWHRVRDDGRVAVRWPAAYLDWAAKEGLLENDPPAVARASGPPEITAPAEGDAFLLAADLPRRFQTVELRAAVPGNPREVVWIVNGRELARAAAPYSVRFTLEPGTHRIEARADGRISRPVTFTVYGG, encoded by the coding sequence ATGAGACGGCGACTGCTGGCCGTCGCGGGCGGCGTGGGGCTGCTCGCCGCGGCGCCGTGGGTGCTGGCGCCGGCGCCGGGTCCCCTCCTCGCGAGGGCGCCGCGACCGACCGTCGAGGTCGTCGATCGTCACGGCCGGCTGCTCCGCTCGGTGCCGGACGACGACGGCACGCGGTACCTGCCGGTCGTGCTCGCCGAGACTTCGCCGCACCTACGCGACGCGGTACTCGCCGCCGAGGACGGTCGTTTCCGCGTGCACCCCGGGATCGATCCGATCGCCCTCGCGCGCGCCGCCGTGCAGAACGCGCGCGCGGGGGCGGTCGTCTCCGGCGGGTCGACCCTCACCATGCAGCTCGCGCGGATCCTCGATCCGAGGCCGCGCGGGCTCGCCGCGAAGGTCCGCCAGGCGGCGCTCGCGGTGCGCCTCGAGGGGGCGTTGTCGAAGGACGCGATCCTCGAGGCCTACCTCTCGCGCGCGCCGATGGGGAACCGGCTCGTCGGTTACGAAGCGGCCTCCCGCGCCTATCTCGGCAAGCCCGCGTCGCAACTTTCCCCGGCGGAGGCGGCGCTGCTCGCGGCGATCCCTCGCGCGCCCTCCGCGCAGAACCCCCGACGCGACCTCGAGGGGCTCCGGCGGCGCCGCGACCGCATTCTCGACCGGATGGAGGGGATCGACGACGCGGCGCGCGAGGCCGCGAAGGCGGAAGCGATCGTGCTCGCGGACGACCCGTTCCGGAGCGAGGCCGCGGAGGCGGTGGCACGTGCGCTCGAGGAGGCTCCCGCGGGGAGCGCGCGCGTCGAGACGGGGATCGATCTCGAGCTCCAGCGGCGCGTCGAGCGCATCGCCGCCGGGCAGCTCCACCGACTGGAAGGTCACGGCGTCACCGCGGTCGCCGTCGCCGTCCTCGACGTGCGGGACGGGACCTGGCTCGCCCTCGAGGGCTCCGGACACGAAGGGCCGGGGATCGACGGCACGCGCGCGCCGCGCCAGCCGGGCTCGGCGCTCAAGCCGTTCACCTACGCCCTGGCCTTCGACCGCGGATTCACGCCGGCGACGGTGATCCCCGACCTGCCGCGGGCGTTCGTCGCCCCCGACGGGACGTGGGTGCCGCGCAATTACGACGACGCCTTCCACGGCCCGCTCCGCGCGCGCGACGCGCTCGCCTGCTCCGTCAACGTTCCGGCGGCGGTGGTGCTCGACGCCGTCGGTCCCGGCGAACTGCTGCGCACGCTGCGCGCGGCGGGGATCTCGACCCTCGCGCAGGACGCGGAGTGGTACGGGCTCGGCCTGACCCTCGGCGCCGGGGAGGTCCGCCTCGACGAGCTGACCGCGGCGTACGCTTCGCTGCTTCGGGGTGGGAGGTGGCGGCGGGCGTCGGTGCTGAAGGGGACGCCGGGCGAGTCGCGTCGCGTGGTTTCGGAAGCCGCGGCGGCGCAGGTCGCCGACATCCTCGCCGACCCCGAGGCGCGCGCTCCGGCCTTCGGCGCGTGGAGCGTGCTGCGCCTGCCGTTCCCTGCGGCGGTGAAAACCGGCACGAGCGAGGGGTTCCGCGACAACTGGGCGATCGGCGGCACGAGCGAGGTCGTCGTCGGCGTGTGGGCGGGGAGCTTCGACCGCGCGCCGATGGGGAACGTCTCGGGAGTCACCGGAGCCGGGAGCGTCTGGCACGAGGTGATGCTCGCCTGGCGGGAGGTCGCGGCGCGGGACTTCGAGCCCGGCCTCCCGGACCCTTCCTCGGGTCTCGAGCGCGCGCGGGTCTGCGCGTTGTCGGGGATGCGCTCCGCGTCGGCCTGCCCGCGAAGCGTCGCGGAGTGGTTTCGGCCGGGATCGCGGCCCGACGATCCCTGCTCCTGGCACCGCGTGCGCGACGACGGCCGCGTCGCGGTGCGCTGGCCCGCGGCGTACCTCGACTGGGCGGCGAAGGAAGGCCTGCTCGAGAACGATCCTCCTGCGGTGGCACGCGCGAGCGGTCCGCCCGAGATCACCGCCCCCGCCGAGGGGGACGCGTTCCTCCTCGCGGCCGACCTGCCGCGGCGGTTCCAGACGGTGGAGCTGCGCGCGGCGGTGCCGGGGAATCCGCGCGAGGTCGTCTGGATCGTCAACGGTCGCGAGCTCGCGCGGGCCGCGGCTCCGTACTCGGTCCGCTTCACGCTCGAGCCGGGGACCCACCGCATCGAGGCCCGCGCCGACGGCCGGATCTCGCGCCCGGTGACCTTCACGGTGTACGGAGGCTGA
- a CDS encoding S9 family peptidase yields MTRRIPLEDFFRKPERTGFELSPSGSHLAFLAPWERRLNVHVLDLDTGIERRVTDARARDVAGFLWADDDRIVYVQDAGGDENWRLHAVSRDGGNPLDLTPFEGVQCRVVDDLEEVPGEILFEMNRRDPHVFDVYRLNVNTGAMTAIAENPGNVQGWYTDHEGRLRLATTTDGVNTSILFRESETDPWRTVATYDFRETAQPLKFTFDNRNVFVSSNVGRDRRAIFEYDLAAGKETRLVFEHPEVDVSHLLVSKVRKAVTGVLFETDKPRYVFFDEKRLGIQRRIDERLPDTFNAIASTSRDENRWIVHATSDRTRGAYWLYDAPAGTLRKLFDASPWLRAAEMAEMRPVAFTSRDGLPLRGYLTLPAAREAKGLPLVVNPHGGPWHRDGWGFDPEIQFLANRGFAVLQVNFRGSTGYGRKFLEASFGQWGLAMQDDIADAVAWAVAEGIADPARVAIYGGSYGGYAALSGLTKHPELYACGISYVGVSNLFTWLAAIPPYWKPYLEMMHVMVGHPERDAERFRATSPFFHADRIRVPLLVVQGANDPRVRKEESDQIVAALRGRGVAVEYLVKDDEGHGFRNEENLFELYRTVESFLERHLGEPAS; encoded by the coding sequence ATGACGCGACGTATCCCTCTCGAGGATTTCTTCCGCAAGCCCGAGCGCACCGGGTTCGAGTTGTCCCCCTCGGGGAGCCACCTCGCCTTCCTCGCCCCATGGGAGCGCAGGCTCAACGTGCACGTGCTCGACCTCGACACGGGGATCGAGCGACGCGTGACCGACGCCCGCGCGCGCGACGTCGCCGGTTTTCTCTGGGCCGACGACGACCGCATCGTCTACGTGCAGGACGCGGGAGGCGACGAGAACTGGCGGCTGCACGCGGTGTCGCGCGACGGTGGGAACCCGCTCGACTTGACCCCGTTCGAAGGGGTGCAGTGCCGCGTCGTGGACGATCTCGAGGAGGTCCCCGGCGAGATCCTCTTCGAGATGAACCGCCGCGACCCGCACGTCTTCGACGTCTACCGCCTGAACGTGAACACCGGCGCGATGACGGCGATCGCCGAGAACCCGGGGAACGTCCAGGGCTGGTACACCGACCACGAGGGGCGCCTGCGCCTGGCGACGACGACCGACGGCGTGAACACGTCGATCCTCTTCCGGGAGTCGGAGACCGATCCCTGGCGGACCGTCGCCACCTACGACTTCCGCGAGACCGCGCAGCCGCTGAAGTTCACCTTCGACAACCGGAACGTCTTCGTCTCCTCCAACGTCGGCCGCGACCGCCGCGCGATCTTCGAATACGACCTCGCGGCGGGGAAGGAGACGCGCCTGGTCTTCGAGCACCCCGAGGTCGACGTCTCGCACCTGCTCGTCTCGAAGGTGCGCAAGGCCGTCACCGGGGTGTTGTTCGAGACCGACAAGCCCCGCTACGTGTTCTTCGACGAGAAGCGTCTCGGGATTCAGCGGCGCATCGACGAGCGACTCCCCGACACGTTCAACGCGATCGCGTCGACCTCCCGCGACGAGAATCGCTGGATCGTCCACGCGACGAGCGACCGCACGCGCGGCGCGTATTGGCTCTACGACGCGCCGGCGGGCACTTTGCGCAAGCTCTTCGACGCGTCGCCGTGGCTTCGCGCGGCCGAGATGGCGGAGATGCGCCCCGTCGCCTTCACCTCCCGCGACGGCCTGCCGCTTCGCGGGTACCTGACGCTGCCCGCGGCGCGCGAGGCGAAGGGGCTCCCCCTCGTCGTGAACCCCCACGGCGGCCCCTGGCACCGCGACGGCTGGGGATTCGACCCGGAGATCCAGTTCCTCGCGAACCGCGGCTTCGCGGTGTTGCAGGTGAACTTCCGCGGATCGACCGGATACGGGCGGAAGTTCCTCGAGGCGAGTTTCGGCCAGTGGGGGCTCGCGATGCAGGACGACATCGCGGACGCCGTCGCGTGGGCGGTCGCCGAGGGGATCGCCGACCCTGCGCGGGTCGCGATCTACGGCGGGAGCTACGGCGGCTACGCGGCGCTGTCGGGACTCACGAAACACCCCGAGCTGTACGCCTGCGGGATCAGCTACGTCGGCGTGTCGAACCTCTTCACGTGGCTTGCCGCGATCCCGCCGTATTGGAAGCCGTACCTCGAGATGATGCACGTGATGGTCGGCCACCCCGAGCGCGACGCCGAGCGCTTCCGCGCGACCTCGCCGTTTTTCCACGCCGACCGGATCCGCGTGCCGCTGCTCGTGGTGCAGGGCGCCAACGATCCCCGCGTCCGCAAGGAGGAGTCCGACCAGATCGTCGCCGCGTTACGCGGGCGCGGCGTCGCGGTCGAGTACCTCGTGAAGGACGACGAGGGGCACGGCTTCCGGAACGAGGAGAACCTCTTCGAGCTCTACCGCACCGTCGAATCGTTCCTCGAGCGTCACCTCGGGGAGCCCGCATCGTAA
- a CDS encoding antitoxin Xre-like helix-turn-helix domain-containing protein, with the protein MARSRSSNHESDADRYRRFSVGEPRLENPYVAFLGMSGKPDAALVRELSTGLPFTAFARLQDNLAVTATELAIPLGIPVRTLARRRAQGRLTTDESDRLVRVSRVFAATVDLFDGHLDSARQWWKSEIRGLGYVRPLDAVRTEVGTRAVETLIHQLAHGVFP; encoded by the coding sequence ATGGCCCGTTCGCGCTCCTCGAACCACGAGTCCGATGCCGATCGATATCGGCGGTTCTCCGTCGGGGAGCCGCGCCTCGAGAACCCCTACGTCGCCTTCCTGGGGATGAGCGGGAAGCCCGACGCCGCACTCGTCCGGGAACTGAGCACGGGGCTCCCGTTCACCGCCTTCGCGCGCCTCCAGGACAACCTCGCGGTCACCGCGACCGAGCTCGCGATCCCCCTCGGGATTCCCGTTCGCACGCTCGCGCGACGACGAGCGCAGGGACGGCTGACGACCGACGAGTCCGACCGGCTCGTCCGGGTCTCCCGGGTCTTCGCGGCGACGGTCGATCTCTTCGACGGCCACCTCGACTCCGCGCGGCAGTGGTGGAAGTCCGAGATCCGCGGCCTGGGGTACGTCCGCCCCCTCGACGCGGTGCGGACGGAGGTCGGAACGCGCGCCGTCGAGACGCTGATCCACCAGCTCGCGCACGGGGTGTTTCCGTGA
- a CDS encoding alpha/beta hydrolase: MIDPETRQTLFRVASSVGVGVFLYYAFLFFMQRGVMYPAPRGPWNGTAPDGARRVALTSATGPVEAWFLPPLAASEGAVPAVVYTHGNAERAEWTLHEFETLRRAGMAIVVPEYPGYGSAPGSPSEESITAAVLAAYDWLVVQPGIDPARIVAHGRSIGGGAATRLAARRPVAAIVLESAFTSARVFARRFLAPGFLVRDPFDNLAALRGCRGPLLVIHGRHDTIAPFEHGERLAAAVPGARLVPLECDHNDCPRAWGEVLEFLAGAGVVRAAA, encoded by the coding sequence GTGATCGACCCCGAGACTCGGCAGACGCTGTTCCGGGTCGCGTCCTCCGTCGGAGTCGGCGTCTTCCTCTACTACGCCTTCCTGTTCTTCATGCAGCGCGGCGTGATGTACCCGGCGCCGCGTGGTCCGTGGAACGGAACGGCTCCGGACGGGGCCCGCCGCGTGGCGTTGACCTCCGCCACGGGGCCGGTGGAGGCGTGGTTCCTCCCGCCGCTCGCCGCGAGCGAAGGGGCCGTTCCGGCGGTCGTCTACACGCACGGCAATGCCGAACGGGCCGAGTGGACCCTCCACGAGTTCGAGACCCTCCGACGCGCCGGCATGGCGATCGTCGTCCCCGAGTACCCCGGCTACGGGAGCGCTCCGGGCTCGCCGAGCGAGGAATCGATCACCGCCGCCGTCCTTGCCGCGTACGACTGGCTCGTGGTGCAGCCCGGGATCGACCCGGCACGGATCGTCGCGCACGGCCGGTCGATCGGAGGAGGTGCGGCGACGCGCCTGGCGGCACGACGCCCCGTCGCGGCGATCGTCCTCGAGTCGGCATTCACGAGCGCGCGCGTCTTCGCGCGGCGCTTCCTCGCGCCGGGGTTCCTCGTGCGCGACCCCTTCGACAACCTCGCCGCGCTGCGGGGTTGCCGCGGGCCGCTCCTGGTGATCCACGGCCGCCACGACACGATCGCCCCCTTCGAGCACGGCGAGCGCCTCGCCGCGGCCGTGCCGGGGGCGCGCCTGGTCCCGCTCGAGTGCGATCACAACGACTGCCCGAGGGCCTGGGGGGAGGTCCTGGAGTTCCTCGCCGGGGCCGGGGTGGTGCGCGCGGCGGCCTGA